From one Lysinibacillus sp. G4S2 genomic stretch:
- a CDS encoding phosphoadenylyl-sulfate reductase, producing the protein MLTYATWHEPTMNCNVDEVYKAALEVLQWSYAEYGEDIVYACSFGIEGIVLIDLISKVKPDATIVFLDTDVHFKETYETIDRVKEKYPQLNVIMQKPALTLAQQAAQYGDELWKSNPNKCCDIRKIKPLHEALAGAKAWISGLRREQSATRQNTNFINRDDKFKSIKICPLIHWTWKDVWRYVSKHDLPYNPLHDRGYPSIGCEHCTKPAFTMDDLRSGRWKDSGKTECGLHE; encoded by the coding sequence ATGTTAACGTATGCAACTTGGCATGAACCGACAATGAATTGTAATGTTGATGAAGTTTATAAGGCTGCACTGGAGGTTTTACAGTGGAGTTATGCAGAATACGGAGAAGATATCGTTTATGCATGTAGCTTTGGGATTGAGGGAATTGTCTTGATTGATCTTATTTCAAAGGTGAAGCCTGATGCAACGATTGTCTTTTTAGATACAGATGTTCATTTTAAGGAAACGTATGAAACGATAGATAGAGTAAAAGAAAAATATCCACAGCTTAACGTTATTATGCAAAAACCAGCACTTACGCTAGCACAGCAAGCAGCGCAATACGGTGATGAACTATGGAAGTCTAATCCAAATAAATGCTGCGATATTCGCAAAATAAAGCCGTTACATGAAGCGTTAGCAGGTGCAAAAGCTTGGATTTCAGGCTTGCGTCGTGAACAATCAGCAACTCGACAAAATACAAATTTTATCAATCGTGATGATAAATTTAAGTCGATTAAAATTTGTCCACTCATTCATTGGACATGGAAGGATGTTTGGCGATATGTTTCAAAGCATGATTTGCCTTACAATCCTTTACACGACAGAGGCTATCCAAGTATTGGTTGTGAGCATTGTACAAAACCCGCATTTACGATGGATGATTTACGTTCAGGTAGATGGAAGGATTCTGGTAAAACGGAATGTGGGTTACATGAGTAA
- the cysI gene encoding assimilatory sulfite reductase (NADPH) hemoprotein subunit, whose translation MTEKIILPPQPGKPSDVERIKSESNYLRGTLERTMNNPLSSGIPEDDNRLMKFHGSYLQDDRDLRNERQRQKLEPAYQFMVRVRTPGGAATPAQWLVMDEMARKYGNGSLKLTTRQAFQVHGILKWNVKKYMQEINEVLLDSLAACGDVNRNVMCNVNPNQSALHEEIYNWSAKLSEHLLPRTRAYHELWLDGEKVVDSQDEEIEPIYGAQYLPRKFKIGIAIPPSNDVDVFSQDIGLIAVVEDDKLVGFNVAVGGGMGMTHGDHETYPQLARIIGFITPDKLLETSEKIITIQRDYGNRSVRKNARFKYTIDARGLEWFNEELTRRLGWDIQQARPFTFERTGDEYGWIEGADGKWHYTLFIQNGRIKDFENYELLTGLREIAKVHTGDFRLTPNQNLMISNVTSQKKKEITVIIEQYKLTDGAHYSALRRNSIACVSLPTCGLAMAEAERYLPSLITKIETIIDEAGLNDTEIVIRMSGCPNGCSRAAMAEIGFIGKGPGKYNMYLGASFIGDRLNKIYRENIGEEEILAELRPILLHYAKERLDGEHFGDFVIRAGYVTAVNDGRDFHHK comes from the coding sequence ATGACTGAAAAAATTATTTTACCTCCACAACCAGGAAAGCCTAGTGATGTAGAGCGTATTAAAAGCGAAAGTAATTATTTACGTGGAACACTTGAACGTACGATGAATAATCCATTAAGCTCTGGTATACCAGAGGACGATAACCGTCTAATGAAATTCCATGGTAGTTACTTACAAGATGATCGTGATCTTCGGAATGAACGCCAGCGTCAAAAGCTAGAGCCGGCTTATCAATTTATGGTGCGCGTACGTACGCCGGGTGGGGCAGCTACACCAGCACAATGGCTAGTAATGGATGAAATGGCGAGAAAATATGGTAATGGCTCTTTAAAATTAACGACACGCCAGGCATTCCAAGTGCACGGCATTTTAAAATGGAATGTCAAAAAATATATGCAGGAAATTAATGAGGTATTATTGGATTCTCTCGCTGCCTGCGGGGATGTCAATCGTAATGTAATGTGTAATGTGAATCCAAACCAATCTGCATTACATGAGGAGATTTATAATTGGTCAGCAAAACTAAGTGAGCATTTACTACCAAGAACACGAGCATACCATGAGTTGTGGCTTGATGGTGAAAAGGTAGTCGATAGTCAGGATGAAGAAATTGAACCTATATACGGTGCGCAATATTTGCCACGTAAATTTAAAATTGGTATTGCTATTCCGCCAAGTAACGATGTGGACGTATTCTCACAAGATATTGGATTGATTGCCGTTGTTGAGGATGATAAATTAGTAGGCTTTAACGTGGCAGTTGGCGGGGGGATGGGAATGACACATGGTGATCATGAAACATACCCACAACTTGCTCGTATTATTGGTTTTATTACACCTGATAAACTACTGGAAACGTCAGAAAAGATTATTACGATTCAGCGTGATTATGGGAATCGTTCAGTGCGTAAAAATGCACGTTTTAAATATACCATTGATGCAAGAGGGCTTGAGTGGTTTAATGAAGAGCTAACACGTCGTCTAGGCTGGGACATCCAACAAGCTCGCCCGTTTACCTTTGAACGTACAGGTGATGAATATGGATGGATTGAAGGTGCAGACGGCAAATGGCACTATACATTATTTATTCAAAATGGCCGTATTAAAGACTTTGAAAATTATGAGCTTCTAACAGGATTACGTGAAATTGCTAAAGTGCATACGGGTGATTTCCGCTTAACACCAAACCAAAATTTAATGATTAGTAATGTAACGTCGCAAAAAAAGAAGGAAATCACTGTTATTATAGAGCAATATAAGCTTACAGATGGTGCGCACTATTCTGCTTTACGGCGTAATTCGATTGCTTGCGTATCGTTACCAACATGTGGTTTAGCGATGGCAGAAGCGGAGCGTTATTTGCCCTCCCTTATTACAAAAATTGAAACCATCATCGATGAAGCAGGCTTAAACGATACAGAAATTGTTATTCGTATGTCAGGCTGTCCGAATGGTTGCTCCCGTGCGGCAATGGCTGAGATTGGTTTTATCGGTAAAGGCCCAGGGAAATATAATATGTATTTAGGAGCAAGCTTTATTGGTGATCGTCTCAATAAAATTTATCGTGAAAATATCGGTGAAGAGGAGATTTTAGCGGAACTTCGTCCAATCCTTCTACACTATGCAAAGGAACGTTTAGATGGCGAGCATTTCGGAGACTTTGTTATTCGTGCAGGCTATGTAACTGCTGTTAACGACGGACGAGATTTTCATCATAAATAA
- a CDS encoding assimilatory sulfite reductase (NADPH) flavoprotein subunit yields the protein MKLQVINSPFNEEQVKLLNELLPKLTGEQRIWLNGYLSAPLATIDTIVEEAKPTVKPITKTVTILYGSQTGNSQGLAEKYASALKDNEVDVTISSLATFKPNNLKKVTNLLLIVSTHGEGEPPDQAIQFYEFLHSKRAPKLEHLHYSVLALGDSSYEFFCKTGKDFDEQFAKLGATRIVPRTDCDVDYDDAAAQWFSAVQQELFQQTDIAATSTTQHQTTQGDTTYSRKNPFNAEVLENINLNGRGSNKETHHIELSIEGANFYFEPGDSIGIQPENDERLVDALITALQFDPQTEVNVFEETLPFKDALQKKLEITVLSRPLLRKIGAYTVHQEFTKLLEDTNAWKDYARGRDLLDVAEDFAPFTWDAQQFVELLRKIPARLYSIASSQKANSEEVHLTIGKVSYETNGRQRLGVCSGSVAERIQIGDTLPIYVHKNPNFRLPEQADTPIIMIGAGTGVAPYRAFLEEREELGVEGKSWLILGDQHFVTDFLYQTDWQRWLASNTLSQMHVAFSRDTDRKIYVQHKMEENAASFYEWIEQGAVIYVCGDEKSMAADVDATIHRIIEHQGQKTPEEAKAFVNELKQQKRYQRDVY from the coding sequence TTGAAATTGCAAGTAATCAACAGTCCATTTAATGAGGAGCAGGTAAAGCTGTTAAATGAGCTGCTTCCTAAATTAACAGGGGAACAGAGGATTTGGTTAAACGGCTATTTAAGTGCTCCACTAGCAACTATTGATACCATCGTTGAAGAAGCAAAGCCGACAGTAAAACCAATCACCAAAACAGTGACGATTTTATATGGCTCACAAACAGGCAATAGCCAGGGGTTAGCTGAAAAATACGCCTCAGCATTGAAAGATAATGAAGTTGACGTAACAATTTCTTCGTTAGCAACATTTAAGCCGAATAATTTAAAAAAGGTAACAAATCTTTTACTTATTGTAAGCACACATGGGGAAGGGGAACCACCTGATCAAGCAATACAGTTCTACGAATTTTTGCATAGTAAGCGTGCTCCGAAGTTAGAGCATCTTCATTATTCAGTGCTAGCCTTAGGAGATAGCTCCTATGAGTTTTTCTGTAAAACAGGAAAGGATTTTGATGAGCAGTTTGCTAAGTTAGGGGCAACTCGAATCGTACCTCGTACAGATTGTGATGTAGATTATGATGACGCGGCAGCACAATGGTTCTCAGCTGTTCAGCAGGAATTGTTTCAACAGACTGATATAGCTGCTACATCGACTACACAGCATCAGACTACCCAAGGAGACACTACATACTCTCGTAAAAATCCGTTTAATGCTGAAGTACTTGAAAACATTAATTTAAATGGCCGTGGCTCAAACAAAGAAACACATCATATTGAGTTATCCATCGAGGGTGCAAACTTTTATTTCGAACCAGGGGATAGTATTGGTATTCAACCAGAAAATGATGAAAGACTAGTCGATGCTTTAATAACAGCGTTACAGTTTGATCCACAAACTGAGGTAAATGTATTTGAAGAAACACTGCCATTCAAGGATGCATTACAAAAAAAGCTAGAAATAACAGTGCTGTCTAGGCCATTGTTACGAAAAATTGGTGCCTATACGGTGCATCAGGAATTTACAAAGCTACTTGAAGACACGAATGCCTGGAAGGACTATGCAAGAGGAAGAGATTTACTTGACGTTGCTGAGGACTTCGCGCCGTTTACATGGGATGCACAGCAATTTGTAGAATTGCTACGTAAAATACCAGCGCGACTATATTCAATTGCTAGTAGTCAAAAGGCAAACAGTGAAGAAGTGCATTTAACAATTGGCAAAGTAAGCTATGAAACGAATGGGCGACAACGTCTTGGCGTTTGCTCTGGTAGCGTTGCAGAGCGTATTCAAATTGGCGATACATTACCAATCTATGTGCATAAAAATCCGAACTTTAGATTGCCAGAGCAAGCGGACACACCGATTATTATGATCGGTGCTGGTACAGGTGTCGCTCCGTACCGTGCATTTTTGGAGGAGCGAGAGGAGCTAGGTGTTGAAGGGAAATCATGGCTAATTTTGGGCGATCAACACTTTGTAACAGATTTTCTTTATCAAACAGATTGGCAGCGCTGGCTAGCTTCAAATACACTAAGTCAAATGCACGTAGCCTTCTCCCGAGACACAGATAGAAAAATATATGTTCAACATAAAATGGAGGAAAATGCCGCGAGCTTTTATGAATGGATAGAGCAAGGAGCTGTTATTTACGTTTGTGGCGATGAAAAATCGATGGCGGCTGATGTGGATGCAACAATACATCGCATCATTGAGCATCAAGGGCAAAAAACACCAGAGGAAGCGAAAGCCTTTGTCAATGAATTAAAACAACAGAAGCGCTATCAACGTGACGTTTATTAA
- a CDS encoding YezD family protein — protein sequence MVDKRTENINLALDNVRQILNTVNHGSITLIVQNSYVVQIEKKEKIRLR from the coding sequence ATGGTAGATAAAAGGACTGAAAATATTAATCTAGCATTAGATAATGTCCGCCAAATTTTAAATACGGTGAACCACGGATCCATAACATTGATTGTGCAAAATTCCTACGTGGTCCAAATTGAAAAGAAGGAAAAAATACGACTTCGATAA
- a CDS encoding sirohydrochlorin chelatase, with protein sequence MQAILYIAHGSRVKAGVEQAVTFLKSVQQEIELPIQEICFLELTAPSIAEGIDSCINRGATAIAIMPILLLAAQHAKHDIPSEIDKAKKQHPQVRFTYGEPLGVHELLIDTLQTRILEARLPTHNASVLLIGRGSSDPSVKSDLAKIATRLRDKYAYEAVDTCFLYGMGPTFEDWLQQEKNEANQVFIVPYLLFTGILRQSITSRLQNYENKNIILCESLGYDDNVRKVLVERIEQLLKFNEEGVLEW encoded by the coding sequence ATGCAAGCTATTTTATATATCGCTCATGGAAGTCGTGTAAAGGCGGGAGTGGAGCAAGCCGTTACCTTTCTAAAGAGCGTACAACAGGAGATTGAGCTACCGATTCAAGAAATTTGTTTTTTAGAACTCACGGCACCGTCAATTGCTGAAGGCATAGATAGCTGTATTAACAGAGGAGCCACGGCTATTGCTATCATGCCTATATTATTACTAGCTGCTCAACATGCAAAGCACGATATTCCAAGTGAGATTGATAAAGCCAAAAAACAGCATCCACAAGTGCGATTTACATACGGTGAACCACTTGGTGTCCATGAACTATTAATCGATACACTACAGACTAGAATTTTAGAAGCTAGGTTACCTACTCACAATGCAAGTGTTTTACTAATAGGTCGTGGGAGTAGTGATCCTTCAGTAAAGAGTGATTTAGCTAAAATTGCAACAAGATTACGTGACAAATATGCTTATGAAGCTGTAGACACATGCTTTTTGTATGGAATGGGTCCTACGTTTGAAGATTGGCTACAGCAAGAGAAGAATGAGGCCAATCAAGTGTTTATAGTACCTTATTTATTATTTACTGGGATTTTGCGTCAAAGCATAACAAGTCGATTACAAAACTATGAGAACAAGAACATTATTTTATGTGAAAGTTTAGGCTATGACGACAACGTAAGGAAAGTTTTAGTGGAACGCATTGAGCAATTACTAAAATTTAATGAGGAAGGTGTTTTGGAATGGTAG
- the cobA gene encoding uroporphyrinogen-III C-methyltransferase encodes MGKVFIVGAGPGDVDLITVKGLRCIECADVILYDRLINKELLSYAKREAKLIFCGKLPQQHAMIQEQINRSLVSYAQQGLIVTRLKGGDPFVFGRGAEEAEVLAQHHIPFEIVPGITSGIAAPAYAGIPVTHRDLSSSFAMVTGHMQEGKDDAIRWESLAKGIETIAIYMGVGNLPYIRQQLLKYGRDEETPVALIHWGTFSQQKTVTGTLANIEDIVQRENIQNPSIIVVGKVVTLRESIQWFEQNIPQSNLAEISV; translated from the coding sequence ATGGGAAAAGTTTTTATAGTAGGTGCTGGTCCTGGCGATGTTGATCTTATCACTGTAAAAGGATTGCGCTGTATCGAATGTGCAGATGTCATCCTGTATGACAGACTCATCAATAAAGAGCTGTTATCTTATGCTAAACGAGAGGCTAAGCTCATCTTTTGCGGTAAGTTGCCTCAGCAGCATGCCATGATTCAAGAACAGATTAATCGATCACTTGTCAGCTATGCACAGCAAGGATTGATTGTTACGAGATTAAAGGGGGGTGACCCATTCGTTTTTGGAAGAGGAGCTGAGGAAGCTGAAGTTTTAGCGCAGCATCATATTCCTTTCGAAATTGTACCTGGCATCACTTCCGGGATAGCAGCGCCAGCCTATGCAGGGATTCCTGTTACGCATCGTGATTTAAGCTCAAGTTTTGCAATGGTCACTGGACATATGCAAGAGGGCAAGGATGATGCAATTCGATGGGAAAGTCTCGCAAAAGGAATTGAGACAATTGCGATTTATATGGGGGTCGGTAATCTTCCATATATCCGTCAGCAGCTACTCAAATATGGGCGTGATGAAGAAACACCAGTAGCACTCATCCATTGGGGCACATTTTCTCAGCAAAAAACTGTCACTGGTACTTTAGCCAATATTGAAGATATAGTGCAGCGCGAAAATATTCAAAATCCAAGCATAATTGTAGTGGGAAAAGTTGTTACCTTGAGAGAATCAATTCAATGGTTCGAGCAAAACATTCCACAGTCGAATTTGGCAGAGATTTCTGTATAA
- a CDS encoding uroporphyrin-III methyltransferase, translated as MSFFGGYPGGGFWTFGAPFFGGFLGGLLGTQFNQYPYYPPYPPYPPYRRHRYRPY; from the coding sequence ATGTCATTTTTCGGAGGTTACCCAGGAGGAGGCTTTTGGACTTTCGGTGCGCCGTTTTTTGGAGGATTTTTAGGAGGGTTACTTGGAACGCAATTTAATCAATATCCATACTATCCACCATACCCACCGTATCCACCATATAGACGGCATCGTTATAGACCGTATTAA
- a CDS encoding leucyl aminopeptidase — MHIVKEAKTFETISTEVLVVGVTKHREQMQDWASFSSFYGESLDAWLGAGDVSTELKRITKLPFVKVHSNLKRILFVGLDERKNLTEGDVRAAFGLVGKELRALKVKEYSIWLESFTTDTITVADVAFLAGEGTGLGYYSIPHYKTTSNEVDKRIDGVHLVTTVDDIDEVVASFEVGVIYADAVNEARSLINLPPNLLTATDLANYAESLAVEYDFEVEILDKAQLEELGMGGILSVNQGSYEEPRLITLKYKATENFEDPIGLVGKGVTYDTGGYSLKPKDSMVGMKGDMGGAAAVLGAMKIIGELRPNKNVVAVIGSTDNMVSGTAFKPDDVITTYSGKTVEVLNTDAEGRFVLADATTYAKQQGVTSLIDVATLTGGVITALGMDKTGALSNDDEFFAAFMEASQETDEFVWRMPLTESDKKRIRKSDVADLNNSPGRDGHMIFGGGFVGEFVGDTPWIHLDIAGTSDAIAVHDLGPKGGTGVMVRTLANFVQRLGEEK; from the coding sequence ATGCATATTGTAAAAGAAGCAAAAACATTTGAAACGATTTCTACTGAGGTGTTAGTAGTAGGGGTCACTAAACATCGTGAGCAAATGCAGGATTGGGCAAGCTTTTCATCATTTTATGGAGAATCACTTGATGCGTGGCTTGGTGCAGGGGACGTATCGACAGAGCTAAAAAGAATTACGAAATTGCCATTCGTGAAAGTCCACTCAAATCTTAAACGCATTTTATTTGTTGGTTTGGATGAACGTAAAAACTTAACAGAAGGTGATGTTCGTGCAGCCTTTGGATTGGTCGGTAAGGAACTTAGAGCCTTAAAAGTTAAAGAATATTCAATTTGGCTTGAATCGTTTACGACAGATACTATTACTGTGGCAGATGTTGCGTTTTTAGCGGGTGAAGGAACAGGTCTTGGTTATTATTCAATTCCTCATTACAAAACAACTTCCAATGAAGTAGATAAGCGAATTGACGGTGTTCATCTTGTGACTACTGTTGATGACATAGATGAGGTAGTGGCAAGCTTTGAAGTTGGTGTTATTTATGCAGATGCAGTGAACGAAGCACGTAGCTTAATCAATTTACCACCAAATCTACTTACAGCGACAGATTTAGCTAATTATGCAGAATCTCTAGCAGTGGAGTATGATTTTGAAGTTGAAATTTTAGATAAAGCACAACTAGAGGAACTAGGTATGGGCGGTATTTTAAGTGTCAATCAAGGCTCCTATGAAGAACCTCGTTTAATAACATTAAAGTATAAAGCGACTGAAAATTTTGAAGATCCAATTGGCCTTGTCGGCAAAGGGGTTACGTATGATACAGGTGGCTATTCCTTAAAGCCAAAAGATTCAATGGTAGGCATGAAGGGCGATATGGGCGGTGCGGCAGCAGTACTAGGTGCCATGAAAATCATCGGCGAATTACGTCCTAATAAAAATGTCGTAGCCGTTATTGGTTCTACTGATAATATGGTATCTGGCACAGCGTTTAAGCCAGACGATGTCATTACGACATATAGTGGTAAAACGGTAGAAGTTTTAAATACCGATGCTGAGGGACGTTTTGTATTAGCGGATGCTACTACATATGCTAAGCAACAAGGTGTTACTTCCCTTATCGATGTTGCAACGTTAACAGGTGGAGTGATTACTGCACTTGGGATGGATAAAACAGGTGCGCTTTCTAATGATGATGAATTCTTTGCGGCTTTCATGGAAGCTTCACAAGAGACGGATGAATTTGTATGGCGTATGCCTTTAACAGAAAGTGATAAAAAACGAATTCGTAAATCAGATGTCGCTGATTTAAATAACTCTCCTGGTCGTGATGGACATATGATCTTTGGTGGAGGCTTCGTTGGTGAGTTTGTTGGTGATACACCATGGATTCACTTAGATATTGCAGGAACATCAGATGCTATTGCTGTACATGACCTAGGCCCAAAAGGTGGTACAGGTGTAATGGTACGTACACTAGCAAACTTTGTGCAACGTTTAGGAGAAGAAAAATAG
- a CDS encoding divergent PAP2 family protein — translation MIMSLLQNTPLLVALFAVLFAQFVKIPIHFLMTRQINWGLITSTGGMPSSHSASVTGLTTSVAYETGLDSPIFAVAAMFSFIVMYDASGVRYQAGQHAAVLNQLRKDFQLLLHDFKKWPQMDGQEKMEELKTLLGHKRSEVFFGALTGIFIAIITYQFIL, via the coding sequence ATGATTATGAGTTTACTTCAAAATACCCCTTTACTCGTCGCCCTCTTTGCCGTTCTCTTTGCACAGTTTGTAAAAATCCCTATTCATTTTTTAATGACAAGACAAATTAACTGGGGCTTAATCACTTCCACTGGAGGTATGCCTAGCTCACACTCCGCTTCCGTAACAGGACTAACAACCTCTGTTGCCTATGAAACAGGGTTAGATTCCCCAATTTTTGCCGTAGCCGCTATGTTTTCATTTATCGTAATGTATGATGCGAGTGGAGTACGCTATCAGGCAGGTCAACATGCAGCTGTTTTAAATCAACTACGTAAGGACTTTCAACTACTGCTTCATGATTTTAAAAAATGGCCGCAAATGGATGGACAGGAAAAAATGGAAGAGCTAAAAACATTGTTGGGGCATAAAAGGAGTGAGGTATTTTTTGGGGCACTAACTGGAATTTTTATCGCCATCATAACCTACCAGTTTATTTTGTGA
- a CDS encoding YuiB family protein, which translates to MDGPVSIVQLIISILLFFVMFFGIGFLLNMLLRMTWLMAIVYPIVVIFIVDEVSFFDYIFKPGSAFPALLDKLQALQFVDIAILSGGFAGSIVAGIVMIYLRKSGYRMF; encoded by the coding sequence ATGGATGGTCCAGTTTCAATAGTACAGTTAATCATTTCAATTTTGTTATTTTTCGTCATGTTCTTTGGTATCGGATTTTTATTGAATATGCTTCTACGAATGACATGGTTAATGGCGATAGTGTATCCAATTGTAGTTATCTTTATTGTCGATGAAGTAAGCTTTTTTGATTATATTTTCAAACCAGGTTCCGCATTTCCAGCACTTTTAGATAAGTTGCAAGCACTGCAATTTGTAGATATTGCTATTTTATCTGGTGGCTTTGCAGGCTCAATTGTAGCTGGAATTGTCATGATTTATTTACGTAAAAGTGGATATCGAATGTTTTAA
- a CDS encoding NUDIX hydrolase: protein MRKDRGKVWLGVAGVTVNELGQWLVVKKAYSGLKGRWSLPAGFVDAGETVDEAVVRELKEETGIDCYVSGLIGFRTGVIRGDISDNMAIFYCRMKDEQQKICIQENELLEAKWMYPKELAQDEMTSVMLKEMAANQFERHQLEGIEGINPGDVFGYSSYRLFFKK from the coding sequence ATGAGAAAAGATAGAGGAAAAGTTTGGTTAGGTGTAGCAGGGGTTACTGTAAATGAGCTAGGTCAATGGCTAGTTGTCAAAAAGGCTTATAGCGGATTAAAAGGAAGATGGTCATTACCAGCTGGTTTTGTCGATGCTGGTGAAACCGTGGATGAAGCGGTTGTTCGCGAATTAAAGGAAGAAACAGGTATCGATTGCTATGTATCTGGCTTAATCGGTTTTCGAACGGGTGTAATTCGTGGTGACATTAGTGATAATATGGCGATTTTTTATTGTCGGATGAAAGATGAGCAACAGAAGATTTGCATTCAGGAAAATGAATTATTAGAAGCGAAATGGATGTATCCAAAGGAGCTTGCACAGGATGAAATGACATCAGTTATGTTAAAGGAAATGGCAGCCAACCAATTTGAAAGGCACCAATTAGAGGGAATTGAAGGTATTAATCCAGGGGATGTATTTGGATATTCTTCTTATAGATTGTTCTTTAAAAAATAA
- a CDS encoding MarR family winged helix-turn-helix transcriptional regulator yields MQNRDVIDLLSERHELLRRLAEEKWNKHHNIYISNSEWYILGRIYKKELMISEVAKDVDFSRQATHKFIKSLEAKGLVKVINVEHSKKHKAIYMTEFGQDCFEKNEHYKAEIEQQLINTIGEDQVTKLKKILKLNWNMEHLKA; encoded by the coding sequence TTGCAGAATCGAGATGTAATTGATTTGTTGAGCGAACGTCACGAACTACTTCGAAGACTTGCTGAAGAGAAGTGGAATAAACATCATAATATTTATATTTCAAACTCAGAATGGTATATTTTAGGTAGAATTTATAAAAAGGAACTTATGATTTCAGAAGTAGCTAAGGATGTTGATTTTTCAAGACAAGCAACCCATAAATTTATTAAAAGTTTGGAAGCAAAAGGATTAGTGAAGGTTATCAATGTCGAACATAGTAAAAAACATAAAGCAATTTATATGACTGAATTTGGTCAAGACTGTTTTGAAAAGAACGAACATTATAAAGCTGAGATTGAACAACAGCTGATCAATACTATAGGAGAAGATCAGGTGACCAAATTAAAAAAAATATTAAAGCTTAATTGGAATATGGAGCATTTGAAAGCATAA
- a CDS encoding CarD family transcriptional regulator, with protein sequence MYNVGDVVIYSSHGLCSIEDICEQTFNDITKTYYVLQPLNEPQLVIHTPIDNSKKHLRDIIKKEEALKILHSFTSPGVEWIEQNTNRLRFHLEIIKSGNRQKQANLLNTLLRKKLEYSAIEKKFPNQEEKLLQSLQDTIFSEFSIALNKSSDEIYEYVLTQLH encoded by the coding sequence ATGTACAATGTTGGCGATGTAGTCATTTATTCATCACATGGACTTTGTTCTATTGAAGATATTTGTGAACAAACCTTTAACGACATTACTAAAACTTATTACGTTTTACAACCACTAAATGAACCACAATTAGTCATTCATACCCCTATTGACAATTCCAAAAAACACCTTAGAGACATTATTAAAAAAGAAGAAGCCCTCAAAATTTTACATTCATTCACATCACCTGGCGTCGAATGGATTGAACAAAACACTAATCGATTGAGATTTCATCTAGAAATAATTAAATCTGGTAATCGCCAAAAACAAGCAAACCTTTTAAACACATTGTTAAGAAAAAAGCTCGAATATAGTGCGATTGAAAAAAAATTCCCTAACCAAGAAGAGAAATTACTGCAATCTTTACAAGATACCATTTTTTCAGAGTTCTCCATAGCTCTCAATAAATCATCAGATGAAATTTACGAATATGTATTAACACAGCTTCACTAA
- a CDS encoding NUDIX hydrolase, whose amino-acid sequence MYIHKFTLTSGAVVLNKQNKILLKKDPIRGWELPGGCVEINETIKETVIREVKEETGIEVEIIKFCGVSHEIKNSICNMWWLATPIGGELQTSCESLDVGFFDIEDALVVIENEDFKHELLYCLNCGVEPFCISF is encoded by the coding sequence ATCTATATTCACAAATTTACCTTAACATCAGGGGCTGTTGTGTTAAATAAACAAAATAAAATACTGCTGAAAAAGGATCCGATTAGGGGTTGGGAGTTGCCAGGTGGATGTGTTGAAATAAATGAAACAATTAAAGAAACAGTTATTAGGGAAGTAAAAGAGGAAACTGGAATTGAAGTCGAAATTATAAAATTTTGTGGTGTTTCACATGAAATAAAAAATAGTATTTGTAATATGTGGTGGCTAGCAACTCCGATAGGCGGGGAGTTACAAACGAGTTGTGAAAGTTTAGACGTGGGATTTTTTGATATTGAGGATGCTTTGGTAGTAATAGAAAATGAGGATTTTAAACACGAACTATTATATTGCTTAAATTGTGGAGTAGAACCTTTTTGTATTTCTTTTTGA